The following proteins are encoded in a genomic region of Fusarium keratoplasticum isolate Fu6.1 chromosome 9, whole genome shotgun sequence:
- a CDS encoding putative long-chain-fatty-acid--ligase protein, producing the protein MPLPSIILEHPAPGVVRIILNRPKALNALNVDLLDGLVRALRENGQARVIILEGAGDRSFCAGEDLKQTLAPKTGSGQELRQAFHKLQDVTRLTSSSQVVVIAAVQGFAIGGGAEIALAADFIIGGPAAKYRFPEVSLGHAATGGITLRLPHLIGLLKAKELLLTGRWVESSEAFGIGLLSEIHQDPKQRALELALELAQLPGTSLASSKASLERALFPNMEGCLQDEVNVASHCFAQSDASKGYSDFAARKSKINEVSNLNTNGVSSFKTPDKGSGIPTTARPLHVTPEHSNIRDINTALVRAARSFPEQVFLRFAGKEITFGQFNTSVSRLAGGLRQLGVGPGDRVLVMMVNSPEMVCSWMAVNRLGAAWVPVNTELKSVTLQHVIEAAAPKLAIVDAALWPAFESVNVVDSSSVIIHGKSHNSITTFLSLLDSDSKIDEPAMVGPTTTSAFLYTSGTTGRSKPCAVSHEYFLLQARTLIDSLGLTKEDVLYSPFPLFHIDSTALTTIPAILLGAVAALSARYSASGFWDEIRAFKATVYNFMGATLALTYKQPPTPRDQEHGVRLAWGVPIPSFAREYEDRFGHPLIALYGSVEAGIPIFQDRSRKLPAGSCGRLRPGYELRIANDADEELPRHTTGNLLLRNDQPNAFFQGYYGDRASTLAVFRGLWLHTGDLARMDEDGNVYFAGRIKDIVRRRGENINASEVEEEFLQHPDVLIAAAFGVPSDLGAGTEDDLKVAVHVRAGSTTTAEELWEWSVGRMARFQVPSIIEIVDGFRQTPTGKVAKEHLKAEGGQRFDIRGIKGQRVSV; encoded by the coding sequence ATGCCGTTGCCCTCAATTATACTCGAACACCCAGCCCCAGGTGTGGTCAGGATCATCTTGAATAGACCTAAGGCTTTGAACGCTTTGAACGTTGATCTTCTCGACGGTCTTGTGAGAGCCCTCCGAGAGAATGGCCAAGCACGCGTCATCATTCTCGAGGGTGCCGGGGATCGATCGTTCTGTGCAGGCGAGGACCTGAAGCAAACTCTCGCCCCAAAGACAGGGTCTGGTCAGGAGCTGCGGCAAGCTTTTCACAAGCTGCAGGACGTTACGCGCCTCACTTCGTCTTCGCAAGTTGTGGTGATTGCCGCCGTTCAGGGCTTTGCCATCGGAGGCGGCGCCGAGATTGCCTTGGCTGCCGACTTTATCATCGGTGGGCCAGCAGCGAAGTACCGCTTCCCCGAGGTCTCGCTCGGCCATGCTGCGACAGGCGGCATCACCCTTCGTCTCCCGCATCTGATTGGGCTTCTCAAAGCGAAGGAGCTTCTCTTGACTGGGCGTTGGGTCGAGTCTTCTGAAGCGTTTGGcatcggcctcctcagcgaGATCCATCAAGACCCAAAGCAGCGGGCTCTGGAACTGGCTTTGGAACTTGCTCAACTCCCCGGAACGTCTCTGGCGTCTTCAAAGGCATCCCTGGAGCGAGCTCTATTTCCTAACATGGAAGGATGCTTGCAAGACGAGGTCAATGTGGCAAGCCATTGTTTCGCCCAAAGCGATGCCAGCAAGGGTTACTCGGATTTTGCAGCTCGGAAGTCGAAGATAAATGAAGTATCCAACTTGAACACAAATGGGGTATCTAGCTTCAAGACGCCTGACAAAGGATCGGGTATCCCCACGACGGCGCGTCCTCTTCATGTCACGCCAGAACATTCCAACATCAGGGACATCAACACTGCACTCGTCCGCGCGGCAAGGTCTTTCCCGGAGCAGGTATTTCTCCGCTTTGCAGGCAAGGAAATTACCTTTGGCCAGTTCAACACCTCGGTTTCAAGGCTTGCGGGAGGTTTGAGACAGTTGGGTGTCGGCCCAGGTGACCGggtgctggtgatgatggtaaACAGCCCCGAGATGGTTTGCTCCTGGATGGCTGTGAACAGACTCGGGGCAGCCTGGGTTCCAGTCAACACGGAGCTGAAATCTGTTACGCTCCAGCACGTCATTGAGGCAGCAGCGCCAaagctcgccatcgtcgaTGCCGCACTGTGGCCAGCGTTCGAGTCAGTCAACGTTGTCGACAGTAGCTCTGTCATCATTCACGGCAAGTCACATAACTCCATAACGACCTTCCTCAGCCTGTTAGATTCAGATTCAAAGATTGACGAACCGGCGATGGTGGGGCCAACTACGACATCTGCGTTCCTGTACACCAGTGGGACTACGGGAAGATCGAAACCTTGTGCCGTGTCACATGAGTACTTTCTCCTGCAAGCCCGGACATTGATCGATAGTCTAGGACTCACAAAGGAAGATGTTCTATACTCCCCCTTTCCTCTATTCCACATCGATTCCACGGCCCTCACCACGATCCCAGCCATTTTGCTTGGGGCCGTTGCTGCTCTCTCCGCCCGCTACAGTGCGAGTGGCTTTTGGGACGAGATCCGCGCTTTTAAGGCCACCGTCTACAACTTCATGGGTGCTACCTTGGCTTTGACGTATAAGCAACCTCCTACTCCTCGCGACCAGGAACACGGTGTTCGCCTGGCTTGGGGTGTCCCAATTCCTTCTTTTGCCCGTGAGTATGAAGACAGGTTTGGCCATCCCTTGATTGCGCTATATGGAAGTGTCGAGGCCGGCATCCCAATTTTCCAAGATCGCTCCCGCAAGCTTCCCGCTGGTTCCTGTGGAAGACTGAGGCCGGGCTATGAGCTGCGCATCGCCAACGACGCCGATGAAGAGCTTCCGAGGCACACCACGGGCAACTTGCTGCTGAGAAACGACCAACCAAACGCGTTCTTCCAAGGCTACTATGGTGACCGGGCTAGCACATTAGCGGTCTTCCGGGGCCTTTGGCTACACACGGGAGACCTGGCAAGGATGGACGAAGACGGGAATGTTTACTTTGCTGGTCGTATAAAAGATATAGTCCGTCGGCGCGGGGAGAATATCAACGCGTCGGAAGTGGAGGAAGAGTTCCTGCAGCACCCAGATGTGCTCATTGCTGCCGCCTTTGGCGTGCCCTCAGATCTTGGTGCTGGCACTGAGGATGACCTCAAGGTGGCAGTGCATGTTAGGGCTGGAAGCACGACGACTGCGGAGGAGCTCTGGGAGTGGTCCGTGGGTCGTATGGCGAGATTTCAAGTGCCAAGCATTATTGAGATCGTTGACGGCTTTAGGCAAACGCCAACGGGCAAAGTGGCGAAGGAGCACTTGAAGGCTGAGGGAGGCCAGCGATTCGATATTCGGGGGATCAAAGGGCAGCGAGTTTCAGTATAA
- a CDS encoding 4HBT domain-containing protein, producing MATLDVPSTKGSAAAAEPTDTAELLRSIVTAHPSTISFLQSSPNVQATRSVLVLKPEHLPNSLMGATLAASDAVAEPYVFKDDNKGALLAFYYLGRRLAGHVGIVHGGITAALLDECMGRATFGRLPGKIAVTAKLEIEYKDPISLDSVIIVRADTIEVQGRKAWVEAKVQDAVDGRIVALAKGLFIQPKWADDLVQLM from the coding sequence ATGGCAACCCTTGACGTTCCCTCGACTAAAGGCAGcgccgctgctgccgagCCAACCGACACAGCTGAGCTTTTACGCTCGATCGTTACAGCCCATCCGTCTACGATTTCATTTCTACAATCATCGCCAAATGTGCAAGCAACTCGGTCGGTTCTTGTTCTCAAGCCGGAACACTTGCCTAACAGCCTCATGGGCGCTACCCTAGCTGCCTCAGACGCAGTTGCTGAGCCCTATGtcttcaaggacgacaaTAAAGGCGCACTCTTGGCCTTTTACTACCTTGGACGCCGCCTTGCGGGACACGTGGGCATCGTTCACGGCGGTATCACTGCTGCACTTCTCGATGAATGCATGGGAAGAGCCACGTTCGGTCGACTGCCGGGGAAGATTGCTGTGACGGCAAAGCTTGAGATCGAGTATAAGGACCCGATCTCGCTAGATAGCGTCATTATAGTCCGGGCCGATACGATAGAGGTTCAAGGACGAAAGGCATGGGTCGAGGCCAAAGTGCAGGATGCGGTGGATGGTCGAATTGTTGCGTTGGCAAAGGGCCTGTTTATCCAACCCAAATGGGCCGACGATTTAGTGCAGCTCATGTAA